Part of the Bacillus andreraoultii genome is shown below.
ATCGAATCCAATCGTCGATATTAATTGCCATTAAGCTACGTCAAACGACCAACGAATTTCAGATACATGACCGACCCAAGACGTCGCTACCGTTCCGCCTTGAAACATAATATCCGTTATATAAATTGCGGGTTCGTCCGTATTGGTTGAGTGCGGCGTTTTACCCGCGTCGTTAGCGACAAGCTGAATTTGAACGTAATCGACCTTTCGTGACGTATCGACGTTTATTTGTCTTGAAAGGATTTGAAACGAACTTTGGTCGACCATATTTACACCCCCCCCTTAATATTAAGCGTTAGAATCTTTAGGCGGTTCGTTGTTTGTAACGTCGGGAACTGCAAGATAGAACGTATCGGGTTCGCCGCCGTCTTGATAGTGAACAATAACTTTAATTCCGACAAAGGCGTCTGCGGCACTTCCGCGTGTAATATCGCCTTGCGTTGCGACCGCCGCTGAAACGGTGTAAGTTGTTCGGTGCGATACCCCTTCGACCGTTTGCGTTAAGGTGTTCGTTCTTCCATAATCGGGTTTTACTACGAACGACCAATTACCGCTAAATCCGACGTTAGCAATATCGAAATCCGTTCCCTCTTTGACCCAATCGCCGTTTATTCCTTCGTCCGCCCGTGAGTTCAACAAGTGATTAAACACGGTCATTTGTTGGACGTCGTTTGTTGAAAGTGGGTCGCTTCCAATCATTGTTTCGATTTGGTCGTCCAATGCCCTTGAACGAATATCCGCCAACGTTTTAATTGGTTGGGATAATTCGATTTCAGTATTTTCGGGCTTCCTTACGTCCATTTTGCGACGAACGATTCGATTAATAACTTCTTCGTCAAACAATTCCTTGTCGACGACCGTTACCAAATCGCCAAGATTAAACGTTTCGTGTTCGTGACCCGATAGGCTTGAAAGGTCGTGAACGCTTGTCTTGTAAGCTATTTTTGGTTTCGACATTTCATCAAGCAATTTTTGGGCGTCTTCCTTCAAGTTTTCGGGAATTGTATAACGTTCGTCTTTCCAGCGATAAGGAATAACTTTTCGACGTAGTTTTAACTTATCGACCCAAGTACGATTTTCAAGATAAGGTACACCATTGTTTATAGTTCTTATATCCAATCCGCCCTTACCGCTTGGATAGATTCGCGTAATTAGGTCGTAAGTGTCGATAATTCTTTCGATATTTTGCAAGTTCTTGTTGTAATAGAATCGAACGCCGGAATTTCCGCCGATTTGATTCAATAAGTGAACGTATTTGTTTTTAGTATCGAATAAGATTTCACCGCCCCAAATATTTTGAACTTCGTGAATCAACGATAGAACGTCTTTCCAATCGGAACGAAGCGTTCTTTTCTTTGTGATTTCAACGTTGCCAACTTTCCAATCAATTTCGGGGTCGCCTGCTTCTCGGAAAACATTTTCGAAGATTGTTTCCAAGGCGTCACGGGCGGTTACTTCGACGACTTCGATTGTATCGACGAAATAATCGCGTAGTTCCGTCCAAAGTGCTTCACAAATGAATTCGGTATAAAGATTTCCGTCTGAATCCCGTTTGTCAAGAACTTCCTTAACGACGTAATATCTTTCGGCGATAACCGCGATTAATTCTACGGGTTCGTCGCCGATTTCTTGGCGTTTCAAATCCCGACGCGGTAACTTGAACGATAAAATATCTTCGCCGTTGATTTCTTCTTCGATAAATACGTCGTAAGCATTTCGAAGAACGCCTAACGAATCAAGACCCGTTTCCAAATCTCGATACAAATAAATCGGGTCGTTATGGTGAATTTTCAAGTTTGGTAACGGAACATAATCGGGTGCTTTTTCTTCTTCCCAAACGGCGATTTCGTAAAGTATTGGCGTTTGTGTCGGGTCGGTCGTCAAGAAATCAACGCGAACTTGTAAATAGCGTTGGTTCGTTGATTGAATAAGACCATTTTCGCCAAGTGTTCGCCATTCTTCCCACGTTACACCGTCGGAACTTGAACGGGTGTAAAGCGTTAAAGTTGCTACTTGGCTTGTTGTTGATACCGTTTCAATTCGACCATAATCGACAAACTGACCAATTCCGCCCAAGTCGATTACTTGCGATTCCCAAGTCATTAGACTTGTCGGATAATTACCCTCGAAACTTTTTCCAAGTTGTAACGCCCCCGTATCGGTTTCGTCGTCTAAATATTCGCCTTTTGCGATAGCGTTATAATACTGAATCGCTTGGTCTTTAGTCCAAGCATTATCGTTTAAGCATAACGTGAATTCGTCAATTATTCCGTTGAATGGATAACTATTCCCGTCAAGCATATCTCCAAGCGTTAAGGAACGTTCGAATGTTGACGTGAACGTAATATTTCCCGCATAAACACTTATCCATTCCTCACCATTTACAATCCCTTTTAAATTAGTTCCGTCGAAAATAACTGCAACGTGATACCATTTATCGGCTTCAAAAAGTTTACCGCTTTGACCCGAATCGTTAGAATAAACGTTTATACTTTGACCGTTTGTCCCGTATAAACGAATGTTAAACGAACGGGACGAATAAGCCGCAACGTGAAAACCTCTGTTTGACGTGTTATATCCGTCGTATCTTGTCGTTGCTAAAATCGTCCAACTGTTAAAGTCCGTCGGGTCAAATTTCACCCAAAACGATATTGAAAACTTGTTCATAGCGGGAAATTCCCAATTTCGCCAAATCAAATAGTTGCTATTGAATTTCGACGCTTTTCCGATAACACCGTCAACAATCGTAGGATTTCCGTCACCCCAAACGATACTATTCGCGTAAGAACCGCCGCCAATAGATACGTCGTTCGGTAAATTTTCCCCGTCGAAATACATATATGGAACGATAGGAAAATCGAACTTTTCAACATTAAAGTCGTGTTTATCCGTGAAAAAGGCTTTTAGATTTGCCAATCGTTTCACCCCCAAATATCCGTTCAAAAAAAGAAAAAGCGACTTCCAAGCGAAGGAAGCCGCGTCTTTAGTCCTTCAATAGACAATTAAACAAATGAAGGAAATTACAATATTCAATTACAACCAAGTGTCGCGGAATTCTATCGTTGTGCTTGCGATATTTCCGCTATTCGTTAGCTTGTTCAATCCTTGCGGCATTGAAATAAAATCGCCGTCAACGAAATTATAAGCGGGTAAATTATCTTTCGTTATCGTATATTCCTTACAATCTATTACATAAACGCCCGAAGGCGAATCGGTTTTGAAATTGATAGATTCGACGATTCCGTCGGGACGATTATTTGTAATAGAACCGCTTCCGCCATTGTGTGTTACGGTGAATTTCGGTCTTGCGATATACGTTCCGTGGTGTGTCGTAGAAAGGTCGTTTGCAAACGTACCCTTACGAATATTGACCGAATAAGTGAACGGGTCGGGACAAGTGAATTGTAAAGTAAACGTTCCAAACGCCCCAATTTGTTCAAGTGGGATTTGATTCGAAAGTCTTGCAAAATATTGAACGTCGGGGTCGTCGTCGAATATTAACGGCTTCGCCCCTTTACGCGGATTCAATAGACCCGCCAAGTTACGAATCTTCGTTTTTAAATCGTCCTTCGAATCTGCTAAAATCGTACATTCGATTCCTATTTCGCGGGGCTGATAGGAAACGCCATAGTCCCAAGCCCCGTCGAATCCCGAAATCTCTTGTAACCGATTTTCGATTGGCGGCGTTAAAGGAACGTTCTTCTTATTGACAATAATCGAATAGTTATCCGAATGTTGTCCGTCAAAAGTAAAGCCGTTCATATATTATCGACCCCCTTTCGCCCTATCGTGACTTCGTTGTAAGTTGTATAATTCGCGTGAGATTCCGCGAACGTCACGGTCGTTGCGAACGTTCATATTTTCGACTTGAACTAACGGTGCGTTGTAAGTTGTTCCGCTACCGCTTCCGCCGCTATCTCCGCCGAACGCGGCTTCGAAATCAATTCGACCCGTTGTAAGATTACCGATTTGCGGCGGTGCGATTCGAATATCGCCAACCTGTGCGTAAGTGTCTTTGATTACTTTAACCCCAGCTTTTACGTTGTCGACTAGCGAAGGGCTATGACGTTTGAACGGGTTCAATTCGGTTAGCCATTCTTTCGCTTTTCTAACCTTGCTCTTAATTCCGTTTACGACGTTATCCAACGCCCCTTTAATTCCGTTCCACAATCCGCCGAAGAAGCCCTTAACTTTGTTGATTGCATTTCCAAAAGTGTTACTCATAAAGTTAGCGGCTGACGAAACTTTCGAACGGATTGTATTTGTTACGTTTGAAATGATATTTCTAATGCTGTTGCTAACGTTTGAAACTACGGAACGAATACCGTTCAAAATTCCCGAAAGAGTTCCGCGGATTCCGTTCCAAATACTTGTTACAACCGAACGGATAGAATTCGTTATTGACGTAATAACGGATTTGATAGAATTAAAGACGGACGTTGCCGTTCCCTTAATTCCGTTCCAAATTCCTGTCAAAACGCCTTTGATTGAATTCCAAATTGACGTAAAGATAGACTTAACGCCATTTAACCAAGCCGTAAAGAACGATTTGATTCCATTCCATACGCTTGTTGCAACCGATTTGATTGAGTTCCAAATCGTAGTTAAAACGGATTTGATTGCGTTCCAAACGGTTGTAAAGACTGACTTAATCGCATTTAGAACGGTAGTAAAGAACGACTTAATTGCGTTCCAAATTGTTGTTGCCGCTGACTTGATGTTGTTCCAAACGCCTATTACATAATCGCCGATAAAGCCCCAAATTACTTCGGCAAGGGCTTTGATTCCTTCCCATACCGTCGCGATAATCGCGTAAATAACGGCAAGGACGGTAGAAACAACGTTCCACATAGCGTTCCATACGCTGATAAAGAAATCTTTGATTCCGTTCCAAATCGTCATAAAGACGGTTTTAACGGCGTTCCAAACTGTATTCCATAAGTTCGAAACGAACGTTAAGAACGCTTGTAGTCCCGCTTTGATTGCTTCCCAAACGCCCGCTAGGAACGTTTGTATTGTGTTCCATACTTCGATTGTTTTCGCCTTGATTGCGTCCCAATGTTTAATAATTAGAACTACAACGGCGATTAACGCGGCGATACCCGCGATAATTAATAGAATTGGTCCGTGTGCAACTAGGAACGAAATACCTAACGCGTAGTTAGCGGCGATTAATCGGAACGTACTTGTTATCAATCCAACAAGTGCTTTCGCCCTTAATACTGCGGCGTTAGTTATAAAACCAATCATAGGCGGAAGAACTACGGTTGCTATAACGATTCCAAGTGCGGCGAACGCTTCTTTATTTCGAATAACAAATCCGACTATTGAGCCAAGAACATTAACGATACCCAAAAGGATATTACCAACGACGGTAAATACCGACGTCATAACGGCTTGAATCTGCGGCATATTCGTTAGAATAGTGTCCGCGATTTCCTTCAATTTCGGCATGAATTGTTCGCCCAAATCCTTCGCCCATAGTAAGAATTGGTTTTTGATTTTTTCGATTTTATGACCAAGTGTTTCGTCTAACGTTTGACCCGCTTTTGCGGTTGCCCCTTCGACGTTTTGTAACGCCCCTTCTGCGTTTGCCATAGCAAGAACGACGTCACCGCCAAGGTCTTCCCACATAGTACCGAAATAAGCAACGCCAAGTTGATTTCGAATCATAGGGTCTTCAATTTCCGTTAGCTTTT
Proteins encoded:
- a CDS encoding phage tail spike protein, with translation MANLKAFFTDKHDFNVEKFDFPIVPYMYFDGENLPNDVSIGGGSYANSIVWGDGNPTIVDGVIGKASKFNSNYLIWRNWEFPAMNKFSISFWVKFDPTDFNSWTILATTRYDGYNTSNRGFHVAAYSSRSFNIRLYGTNGQSINVYSNDSGQSGKLFEADKWYHVAVIFDGTNLKGIVNGEEWISVYAGNITFTSTFERSLTLGDMLDGNSYPFNGIIDEFTLCLNDNAWTKDQAIQYYNAIAKGEYLDDETDTGALQLGKSFEGNYPTSLMTWESQVIDLGGIGQFVDYGRIETVSTTSQVATLTLYTRSSSDGVTWEEWRTLGENGLIQSTNQRYLQVRVDFLTTDPTQTPILYEIAVWEEEKAPDYVPLPNLKIHHNDPIYLYRDLETGLDSLGVLRNAYDVFIEEEINGEDILSFKLPRRDLKRQEIGDEPVELIAVIAERYYVVKEVLDKRDSDGNLYTEFICEALWTELRDYFVDTIEVVEVTARDALETIFENVFREAGDPEIDWKVGNVEITKKRTLRSDWKDVLSLIHEVQNIWGGEILFDTKNKYVHLLNQIGGNSGVRFYYNKNLQNIERIIDTYDLITRIYPSGKGGLDIRTINNGVPYLENRTWVDKLKLRRKVIPYRWKDERYTIPENLKEDAQKLLDEMSKPKIAYKTSVHDLSSLSGHEHETFNLGDLVTVVDKELFDEEVINRIVRRKMDVRKPENTEIELSQPIKTLADIRSRALDDQIETMIGSDPLSTNDVQQMTVFNHLLNSRADEGINGDWVKEGTDFDIANVGFSGNWSFVVKPDYGRTNTLTQTVEGVSHRTTYTVSAAVATQGDITRGSAADAFVGIKVIVHYQDGGEPDTFYLAVPDVTNNEPPKDSNA
- a CDS encoding distal tail protein Dit; protein product: MNGFTFDGQHSDNYSIIVNKKNVPLTPPIENRLQEISGFDGAWDYGVSYQPREIGIECTILADSKDDLKTKIRNLAGLLNPRKGAKPLIFDDDPDVQYFARLSNQIPLEQIGAFGTFTLQFTCPDPFTYSVNIRKGTFANDLSTTHHGTYIARPKFTVTHNGGSGSITNNRPDGIVESINFKTDSPSGVYVIDCKEYTITKDNLPAYNFVDGDFISMPQGLNKLTNSGNIASTTIEFRDTWL
- a CDS encoding phage tail tape measure protein, translated to MAQAGNIVARLQLRVDEFKKGIQDSTKQLTNFSQTTKSIATGAAAAFAAVGTAVTGVAGAAAKLALEQENLHARMQAATGATAAEMREFKDIADNLFANGRGNYQEIYNALTQVKQVLGQTGDEAGKTADQALILAKTFGWDVGESIRAADSVMRSWGVNSTQAFDTFTALAQQAGDKSQDLLDTFWEYSPTLASAGISMETFADAMAAGMEKGAYNFDKIGDALKEFTVRLTDGTAQSSEFNDKLFGSKAAADEFFKGISDGSITADQALGIIGQKLTEIEDPMIRNQLGVAYFGTMWEDLGGDVVLAMANAEGALQNVEGATAKAGQTLDETLGHKIEKIKNQFLLWAKDLGEQFMPKLKEIADTILTNMPQIQAVMTSVFTVVGNILLGIVNVLGSIVGFVIRNKEAFAALGIVIATVVLPPMIGFITNAAVLRAKALVGLITSTFRLIAANYALGISFLVAHGPILLIIAGIAALIAVVVLIIKHWDAIKAKTIEVWNTIQTFLAGVWEAIKAGLQAFLTFVSNLWNTVWNAVKTVFMTIWNGIKDFFISVWNAMWNVVSTVLAVIYAIIATVWEGIKALAEVIWGFIGDYVIGVWNNIKSAATTIWNAIKSFFTTVLNAIKSVFTTVWNAIKSVLTTIWNSIKSVATSVWNGIKSFFTAWLNGVKSIFTSIWNSIKGVLTGIWNGIKGTATSVFNSIKSVITSITNSIRSVVTSIWNGIRGTLSGILNGIRSVVSNVSNSIRNIISNVTNTIRSKVSSAANFMSNTFGNAINKVKGFFGGLWNGIKGALDNVVNGIKSKVRKAKEWLTELNPFKRHSPSLVDNVKAGVKVIKDTYAQVGDIRIAPPQIGNLTTGRIDFEAAFGGDSGGSGSGTTYNAPLVQVENMNVRNDRDVRGISRELYNLQRSHDRAKGGR